A section of the Solitalea canadensis DSM 3403 genome encodes:
- the polA gene encoding DNA polymerase I, with translation MALIYRAHFALSKNPRFTSSGLNTSAMMGFTNTLLEVIKKEQPTHIAVVFDTDAPTERHTDFEHYKAHREAMPEDLSAALPYVKRIIEGFNIPVITFDGYEADDIIGTLAKKAEQHGFITYMMTPDKDFAQLVTDKIFIYKPARMGNEMEIMGVKEVLQKWEVERVDQVIDILGLWGDAVDNIPGVPGIGEKTAKTLIQKYGSMENIFANTHELKGKQKENLETFKEQGLLSKKLATILVNVPIELDDDALKLKEPSKELLEPLFAELEFRTIGKRVFGEQFVVTGGQAMQNRNMQTDLFGNPVGGPAITVAVQIEEAEEEAYETPTSFKTIANTEHNYQVLNTAEERQQLLSQLLMQKSVCFDTETTGTDANNAELVGFSFSWKTGEGFYVPVPEDQIEAQKIVNEFRSFFENAAIEKIGQNIKYDILILKWYGIEVQGVLFDTMLAHYLIDADTRHNMDFLAESYLNYSPISITELIGKKGKGQDNMRNVDVDKAGEYASEDADITLQLKHAFEPILPTLNADKLAREVENPLIYVLADMEKEGIKIDEKGLADYSKELQNDITRLERQIYEKAGVRFNIASPKQLGEVLFEKLQLDPKAKKTKTGQYQTGEDVLTALAPKHEMVQDVLDFRQLQKLKSTYVDALPLMINPKTGRVHTSFNQAVAATGRLSSVNPNLQNIPIRTEKGREVRRAFIPKNDDFILLSADYSQIELRIIAEISKDEGMLDAFLKGYDIHRATAAKVYGVTLDEVTSDQRRNAKAVNFGIIYGQSAFGLSQNLGIPRKEAAEIIDEYFRQYSGIKQYMSDTMNFARENGYVQTILGRRRYLRDITSANAVVRGFAERNAINAPIQGSAADMIKVAMINIHRELKSMKVETQMILQVHDELVFDVPKTEVERVRPVIEELMKSAIKMEVPILVESGLGQNWLEAH, from the coding sequence ATGGCGCTGATTTATCGCGCCCATTTTGCATTAAGCAAAAATCCTCGTTTCACTTCATCCGGCCTCAACACTTCGGCAATGATGGGTTTTACGAATACCTTGTTAGAGGTGATTAAAAAAGAACAACCTACACATATTGCTGTAGTATTTGATACTGATGCTCCAACAGAACGTCATACTGACTTTGAACATTATAAAGCGCATCGCGAAGCAATGCCCGAGGATCTTTCAGCTGCATTGCCATATGTAAAGCGAATTATTGAAGGCTTCAATATTCCGGTTATCACTTTTGATGGTTATGAGGCAGATGATATTATAGGAACTTTAGCAAAAAAAGCTGAACAACACGGATTCATTACCTATATGATGACGCCTGACAAGGATTTTGCACAGCTCGTAACTGATAAAATTTTCATTTATAAACCTGCACGTATGGGTAACGAAATGGAAATTATGGGGGTTAAGGAAGTATTGCAAAAATGGGAGGTAGAGCGTGTTGACCAAGTAATTGATATATTAGGTTTATGGGGCGATGCAGTTGACAATATACCTGGCGTTCCTGGAATTGGTGAAAAAACGGCAAAAACATTGATCCAGAAATACGGCTCAATGGAAAACATCTTCGCCAATACACACGAATTAAAAGGAAAACAAAAAGAAAATCTGGAAACATTTAAAGAACAAGGATTACTTTCTAAAAAGTTAGCTACCATTCTTGTTAATGTTCCGATTGAACTTGATGATGATGCCCTAAAACTTAAGGAGCCAAGCAAGGAATTGTTAGAGCCTCTTTTTGCTGAACTTGAATTCAGAACTATAGGAAAACGTGTTTTCGGTGAGCAATTTGTTGTAACTGGCGGTCAGGCAATGCAAAATCGCAACATGCAAACAGATCTGTTTGGAAATCCGGTTGGCGGGCCGGCAATTACGGTAGCTGTGCAGATTGAAGAAGCGGAAGAGGAAGCCTACGAAACGCCAACCAGTTTTAAAACGATTGCCAATACTGAACACAATTACCAAGTTCTTAACACCGCCGAGGAAAGACAGCAACTTCTTTCGCAGTTATTAATGCAAAAGTCTGTTTGTTTTGATACTGAAACCACCGGAACTGATGCTAATAATGCAGAACTTGTTGGTTTTTCTTTCTCGTGGAAAACTGGTGAAGGTTTTTATGTTCCCGTTCCAGAAGATCAAATCGAAGCGCAAAAGATTGTTAACGAATTTAGAAGTTTCTTTGAGAATGCAGCGATTGAAAAGATTGGTCAAAATATAAAATATGACATTTTGATCCTGAAATGGTACGGAATTGAAGTGCAGGGGGTATTATTTGACACCATGCTCGCTCATTACCTGATCGATGCTGACACTCGTCATAACATGGATTTTCTGGCTGAATCTTACCTGAATTACTCCCCGATTTCCATTACTGAACTGATTGGCAAAAAAGGCAAAGGTCAGGATAACATGCGCAATGTGGATGTTGATAAAGCCGGTGAATATGCGTCTGAAGATGCCGATATTACCCTTCAACTTAAACATGCCTTTGAACCTATTCTTCCAACACTAAATGCTGATAAATTAGCTCGCGAAGTAGAAAATCCACTTATCTATGTTTTAGCCGACATGGAAAAAGAGGGCATTAAAATTGACGAAAAAGGCCTTGCAGATTATTCTAAGGAATTACAAAATGATATCACCCGTTTAGAACGTCAGATCTACGAAAAAGCAGGCGTACGTTTTAATATTGCTTCTCCAAAACAATTAGGAGAAGTATTATTCGAGAAACTTCAACTCGACCCTAAAGCTAAAAAGACCAAAACCGGCCAATATCAAACTGGCGAAGATGTGTTGACGGCTTTGGCACCCAAGCACGAAATGGTTCAGGATGTTTTGGATTTCCGACAATTGCAGAAACTGAAATCTACTTATGTAGATGCACTTCCGTTGATGATCAATCCTAAAACGGGACGAGTACACACCTCGTTTAACCAGGCTGTAGCAGCAACAGGAAGATTGAGTTCAGTAAATCCGAATTTGCAAAATATTCCGATCAGAACCGAAAAGGGTAGAGAAGTAAGAAGAGCCTTCATTCCTAAAAATGATGATTTCATTCTTCTTTCTGCCGATTATTCGCAGATCGAACTTCGTATTATCGCCGAAATCAGTAAAGACGAAGGTATGTTAGATGCTTTCCTGAAAGGATACGATATTCACCGGGCTACTGCGGCAAAGGTTTATGGCGTCACATTGGATGAAGTTACTTCTGATCAACGCAGAAATGCAAAAGCGGTGAACTTTGGTATCATTTACGGTCAATCAGCTTTCGGTTTGTCTCAAAACCTTGGCATTCCCCGTAAAGAGGCCGCTGAGATTATTGACGAGTATTTCCGCCAATATTCAGGTATTAAACAATACATGAGTGATACGATGAACTTTGCTCGCGAAAACGGTTACGTTCAAACTATTTTAGGTAGAAGAAGATACCTGCGCGACATTACCTCTGCTAACGCGGTGGTTCGTGGATTCGCCGAACGAAATGCGATTAACGCCCCAATTCAAGGCTCTGCAGCCGATATGATCAAAGTCGCCATGATTAATATTCATCGCGAACTAAAATCCATGAAAGTAGAAACCCAGATGATATTGCAGGTGCATGATGAGCTGGTTTTTGATGTTCCTAAAACAGAAGTAGAACGAGTTCGCCCTGTTATTGAAGAATTGATGAAGTCAGCTATAAAAATGGAAGTTCCAATCCTTGTAGAAAGTGGTTTAGGCCAAAACTGGTTAGAAGCGCATTAA